A genomic window from Luteolibacter sp. LG18 includes:
- a CDS encoding Calx-beta domain-containing protein — protein MHSPRVMSLPGPLLLRLALSLLALCSALRADTAPEIVPLTLASPLGASYGDSSLQHFDGHDQYWGLKKRLQLDPTVPSLTGETHPYTLNGEIWAATYDRLLVNAYLSPGVFQPQARDLADGALIAPVTLSDGWAFASLGAQAPGSRERLAARLVFRPSPVTPGRQEAGCALVDLDLGSVRILTFGLVPTGLATADAVTGLFLSPGKIAAVFRLTGGRSQLRIFDRNTGSLLAEREPDSVSRILGFSDDFICLLTSGGYFVAPTTLDSLTLLPTGTSYSATVTGAIAGNSVWLAVRASGAASTRFLRYSTLSTLRARVLDDLLLPDPSDTLRAHAAYGPTWLAIHQPTAGAVHFYDLGDQSPLHFPVARLTTTPATEREGRLTATITLDKPAATPTSVRLTSEDASAKAGQDYTPIDLRVTIPAGDLTATVDIPLLEDTLLEPNESFTLRLSQPDHLRPGTGTTPAIIRGTGFGRWERPLASGPVYPDTQLVGTTFGPILAATDTRLAAIVPAGTPNEGKLAIYDLETLRLLKLLTAPLGSGYTTRAAVDLEGSKLRLLNPGSNLTHCLQIDLETGTLETSATLPFAWDEGPLADTHLWQDSRHLIQPTYTGGASHWTLHDLLDPAATRTLPMDGGTIVLTADATRIATLLETRNPAPPWDYLRRIEIRDRATLALLGTIPCAAFTTSPTSTDYPALALAPDTVALTLAGRTAAYHIATAAELWNLDGPHPGSAIPGPSATTRDGFLLLHGGEATDTPGLQIRDLRNGALLDTYDPRRTPSAFSTGGYRLDPSAAGWAGTDGLKAFRLLATPQDPAFLPITATILENLPLAITLVPYERFTGTHPLTCREHPRTQLPAEFADLPGTLTTTPGGADTPFTLHPVNDRTPRAGNRTTQVLFSTAAHPFSLVGTLTATITEDDSTISSSPYAVKAGADPSPAARLAVTADWIASDDGTTIQIHSATTGAHLRTIPVPVTAGSHSLAIHGNRLFYGCPAADFKSGAKILPRVGAVFVYDLTTGQLLATLGNANPKEYFGNSLATSDRWLAVGSILHATTGTWDTTGGSLSVFDMTTLKRVMLKTSTTRGYGQSIALWQDRVYTGAGGTAVTPRGGTKQTNAGSVLGYTLPRGTALPVILPPAPVQYGRFGDTLAIAGNRLAVLQGGWSTGTDLGGVHLYSLPDHALQLSLSPTTPATYGVTANISSPLLLTPGLLSYGPGCTFLDLPTRAFLGTWHPDGNILATDGTWLYWATTGGISRRALSLLPQPNLPLPQPLDSYPSGYTSWAYSFLGGSAPQSTRLPDADPDGDGLTNWQEFATGSHPAQSGKPSSFLYRNQGWLILNYRRANPSIGRPVHPEYSTDLIHWTRQLPPGCETWSQGTQNGIETIEVDINTTATPHLWLRLSFTD, from the coding sequence ATGCATTCGCCGCGCGTGATGTCTCTCCCCGGCCCGCTTCTCCTCCGTCTGGCCCTGTCGCTGCTCGCCCTCTGCTCCGCCCTCCGCGCGGACACCGCCCCGGAAATCGTCCCCCTCACGCTCGCCTCACCCCTCGGCGCGTCCTATGGCGATTCCTCCCTCCAGCACTTCGACGGACACGACCAATACTGGGGCCTGAAAAAGCGCCTCCAGCTCGATCCCACCGTTCCCTCCCTCACCGGCGAAACCCACCCCTACACCCTCAACGGTGAAATCTGGGCCGCCACCTACGACCGCCTCCTCGTCAACGCCTACCTCTCCCCCGGCGTCTTCCAACCCCAGGCCCGGGACCTCGCCGATGGCGCCCTCATCGCCCCCGTCACCCTCTCCGATGGCTGGGCCTTCGCCTCCCTCGGAGCCCAGGCCCCCGGCTCCCGTGAGCGCCTCGCCGCCCGCCTCGTCTTCCGCCCATCCCCCGTCACCCCCGGCCGCCAGGAAGCCGGCTGCGCCCTCGTCGATCTTGACCTCGGCTCCGTTCGCATCCTCACCTTCGGCCTCGTCCCCACCGGCCTCGCCACCGCCGATGCCGTCACCGGCCTCTTCCTCAGCCCCGGGAAAATCGCCGCCGTCTTCCGCCTCACCGGCGGCCGCAGCCAGCTCCGCATCTTCGATCGGAACACCGGCTCCCTCCTGGCCGAGCGGGAACCCGACAGCGTCTCCCGCATCCTCGGATTCTCGGACGACTTCATCTGCCTCCTCACCTCCGGCGGCTACTTCGTCGCCCCCACCACCCTCGACTCACTCACCCTCCTGCCCACCGGCACCTCCTACTCCGCCACCGTCACCGGCGCCATAGCCGGAAACTCCGTCTGGCTCGCCGTCCGCGCCTCCGGTGCCGCCTCCACCCGCTTCCTCCGCTACAGCACCCTCTCCACCCTTCGCGCCCGCGTCCTCGATGACCTCCTCCTCCCGGACCCATCGGACACCCTCCGCGCCCATGCCGCCTACGGCCCCACCTGGCTCGCCATCCACCAGCCCACCGCCGGCGCCGTCCACTTCTACGACCTCGGAGACCAATCCCCGCTCCACTTCCCCGTCGCCCGCCTCACCACCACCCCCGCCACCGAACGCGAAGGCCGCCTCACCGCCACCATCACCCTCGACAAACCCGCCGCCACCCCCACCTCCGTCCGCCTCACCTCCGAAGACGCCTCCGCAAAGGCCGGCCAAGACTACACCCCCATCGACCTCCGCGTCACGATCCCCGCCGGAGACCTCACCGCCACCGTCGATATCCCCCTCCTCGAAGACACCCTCCTCGAGCCAAACGAATCCTTCACCCTCCGCCTCTCCCAGCCCGATCACCTCCGCCCCGGCACCGGCACCACCCCCGCCATCATCCGCGGCACCGGCTTCGGCCGCTGGGAACGCCCCCTCGCCAGCGGCCCCGTCTATCCGGACACCCAGCTCGTCGGCACCACCTTCGGCCCCATCCTCGCCGCCACCGATACCCGCCTCGCCGCCATCGTCCCGGCAGGCACCCCGAACGAGGGCAAGCTCGCCATCTACGACCTCGAAACCCTCCGCCTCCTCAAGCTCCTCACCGCCCCCCTCGGCTCCGGATACACCACCCGCGCCGCCGTCGATCTCGAAGGCTCCAAACTCCGCCTCCTCAACCCCGGCTCCAACCTCACCCACTGCCTCCAGATCGACCTCGAAACCGGCACCCTCGAAACCTCCGCCACGCTCCCCTTCGCCTGGGACGAAGGCCCCCTCGCCGATACCCACCTCTGGCAGGACTCCCGCCACCTCATCCAGCCCACCTACACCGGCGGCGCCAGCCACTGGACCCTCCACGACCTCCTCGATCCCGCCGCCACCCGCACCCTCCCCATGGACGGCGGCACCATCGTCCTCACCGCCGATGCCACCCGCATCGCCACCCTCCTCGAAACCCGGAACCCCGCCCCCCCCTGGGACTACCTCCGCCGCATCGAGATCCGGGACCGCGCCACCCTCGCCCTCCTCGGCACCATCCCCTGCGCCGCCTTCACCACCTCTCCCACCAGCACCGACTATCCCGCCCTCGCCCTCGCCCCGGACACCGTCGCCCTCACCCTCGCCGGCCGCACCGCCGCCTATCACATCGCCACCGCCGCCGAACTCTGGAACCTCGATGGCCCGCACCCCGGCTCCGCCATCCCCGGCCCCTCCGCCACCACCCGGGATGGATTCCTCCTCCTCCACGGCGGCGAAGCCACCGATACCCCCGGCCTCCAGATCCGGGACCTCCGGAATGGTGCCCTCCTCGATACCTACGATCCACGCCGTACCCCATCCGCCTTCTCCACCGGCGGCTACCGCCTCGATCCCTCCGCCGCCGGCTGGGCCGGCACCGATGGCCTCAAAGCCTTCCGCCTCCTCGCCACCCCCCAGGACCCCGCCTTCCTCCCCATCACCGCCACCATCCTCGAAAACCTCCCCCTCGCCATCACCCTCGTCCCCTACGAACGCTTCACCGGCACCCACCCGCTCACCTGCCGGGAACACCCCCGCACCCAGCTCCCCGCCGAATTCGCCGATCTCCCCGGCACCCTCACCACCACCCCCGGCGGAGCAGACACCCCCTTCACCCTCCACCCGGTGAACGACCGCACCCCCCGCGCCGGAAACCGCACCACCCAGGTCCTCTTCTCCACCGCCGCCCACCCCTTCAGCCTCGTCGGCACCCTCACCGCCACCATCACCGAGGATGACTCCACCATCTCCTCCTCCCCCTATGCCGTGAAGGCCGGTGCCGATCCCAGCCCCGCCGCCCGCCTCGCCGTCACCGCCGATTGGATCGCCTCCGATGATGGCACCACCATCCAGATCCACTCCGCCACCACCGGAGCCCACCTCCGCACCATCCCCGTTCCCGTCACCGCTGGCTCTCACTCCCTCGCCATCCACGGAAACCGCCTCTTCTACGGCTGCCCCGCCGCCGACTTCAAATCCGGCGCTAAAATCCTCCCCCGCGTCGGCGCCGTCTTCGTCTACGACCTCACCACCGGCCAGCTCCTCGCCACCCTCGGCAATGCCAACCCGAAGGAATACTTCGGAAACTCCCTCGCCACCAGCGATCGCTGGCTCGCCGTCGGCAGCATCCTCCACGCCACCACCGGCACCTGGGACACCACCGGCGGATCCCTCTCCGTCTTCGACATGACCACCCTCAAGCGCGTCATGCTCAAAACCTCCACCACCCGCGGCTACGGCCAATCCATCGCCCTCTGGCAAGACCGCGTCTACACCGGCGCCGGAGGCACCGCCGTCACCCCCCGCGGCGGCACCAAACAAACCAACGCCGGCAGCGTCCTCGGCTACACCCTCCCGCGCGGCACCGCACTCCCCGTCATCCTCCCGCCCGCCCCCGTCCAATACGGCCGCTTCGGAGACACCCTCGCCATCGCCGGAAACCGCCTCGCCGTCCTCCAAGGCGGCTGGTCCACCGGCACCGATCTCGGCGGCGTCCACCTCTACAGCCTCCCGGACCACGCCCTCCAGCTCTCCCTCAGCCCCACCACCCCCGCCACCTACGGCGTCACCGCCAATATCTCCAGCCCGCTCCTCCTCACCCCCGGCCTCCTCTCCTACGGCCCCGGCTGCACCTTCCTCGATCTCCCCACCCGCGCCTTCCTCGGCACCTGGCACCCCGATGGAAACATCCTCGCCACCGATGGCACCTGGCTCTACTGGGCCACCACCGGCGGCATCTCCCGCCGCGCCCTCTCCCTCCTCCCGCAGCCCAATCTCCCGCTGCCCCAGCCCCTCGATTCCTACCCCTCCGGCTACACCTCCTGGGCCTATTCCTTCCTCGGCGGCTCCGCCCCCCAATCCACCCGCCTCCCCGATGCCGATCCGGATGGCGATGGCCTCACCAACTGGCAGGAATTCGCCACCGGCTCCCACCCCGCCCAATCCGGCAAGCCAAGCTCCTTCCTCTACCGGAACCAAGGCTGGCTCATCCTCAACTACCGCCGCGCCAACCCCTCCATCGGCCGCCCCGTCCACCCCGAATACAGCACCGACCTCATCCACTGGACCCGCCAGCTCCCCCCCGGATGCGAAACCTGGAGCCAAGGCACCCAGAACGGCATCGAAACCATCGAGGTCGACATCAACACCACCGCCACCCCCCATCTCTGGCTCCGCCTCTCCTTCACCGACTGA
- a CDS encoding ATP-binding protein, which yields MKPILDLTPASSLDALTARLEAMVAAAPEREEPTMPAVAGPPSGASHVRISTGTGMPARYREPWELPREPEWRERFLRVRERVRGKGLLALIGPRGTGKTRMAAEAMRRYSPDLGCYTTAMGFFLRLRASFSKTAAETEAEIVKELAGAPLLVLDEIQERSDSAWEDRMLTHLLDARYGAMRPTIVIANLTQEGLIECLGDSICSRLMETGGVLELAGPSHRGRGEATETQESRTQNPEKR from the coding sequence ATGAAACCGATCCTGGACCTGACCCCGGCCTCGAGCCTGGATGCCCTGACCGCGCGCCTGGAGGCGATGGTGGCGGCGGCTCCGGAGCGGGAGGAACCTACGATGCCTGCCGTAGCGGGGCCGCCATCGGGGGCGAGCCACGTGCGGATCTCGACGGGGACGGGGATGCCGGCACGCTACCGGGAGCCGTGGGAGCTGCCGCGGGAGCCGGAGTGGCGGGAGCGCTTCCTGCGGGTGCGGGAGCGGGTGCGTGGCAAGGGGCTGCTGGCGCTGATCGGTCCGCGCGGGACGGGGAAGACGCGGATGGCGGCGGAGGCGATGCGCCGCTACTCGCCGGACCTGGGGTGCTACACGACGGCGATGGGGTTCTTCCTGCGGCTGCGGGCGTCGTTTTCAAAGACGGCGGCGGAGACGGAGGCGGAGATCGTGAAGGAGCTGGCGGGGGCGCCGCTGCTGGTGCTCGATGAGATCCAGGAGCGATCGGACTCGGCGTGGGAGGACCGGATGCTGACGCACCTGCTGGACGCGCGCTACGGGGCGATGCGGCCGACGATCGTGATCGCGAACCTGACGCAGGAGGGGCTGATCGAGTGCCTGGGGGATTCGATTTGCTCGCGGCTGATGGAGACGGGGGGAGTGCTCGAACTGGCGGGTCCGAGTCATCGAGGCCGTGGCGAGGCCACGGAGACACAAGAATCCAGAACCCAGAATCCAGAGAAGAGATGA
- a CDS encoding terminase small subunit yields the protein MLPRQERFVELLASGMSQTEAYLGAGYRCTAKHASKGANQLLGNPEVAAALARLQREAAERAAMSRDELVAWLCNAVRVPVGGIDEEHPLAQEVTRDYRGGEVSRVKVKSVSKMDAAKLLVAMLGWMKGERREPEGKAEMLWEEALREMGEGEKEDFKK from the coding sequence ATGCTCCCGCGCCAAGAACGATTCGTGGAACTGCTGGCCTCCGGGATGTCCCAGACGGAGGCGTATCTGGGGGCCGGCTACCGGTGCACAGCGAAGCACGCGTCCAAGGGCGCGAACCAACTACTAGGAAACCCGGAGGTGGCGGCGGCGCTGGCGAGGCTGCAGCGGGAGGCGGCGGAGCGGGCGGCGATGAGCCGGGACGAGCTGGTGGCGTGGTTGTGCAACGCGGTGCGGGTGCCGGTGGGCGGGATCGACGAGGAGCATCCGCTGGCGCAGGAGGTGACGCGGGATTACCGCGGCGGGGAGGTGAGCCGGGTGAAGGTGAAGTCGGTGTCGAAGATGGACGCGGCGAAGCTGCTGGTGGCGATGCTGGGGTGGATGAAGGGGGAGCGGAGGGAGCCGGAGGGGAAGGCGGAGATGCTCTGGGAAGAGGCGCTGAGAGAAATGGGGGAAGGAGAGAAGGAAGACTTCAAGAAGTAA
- a CDS encoding choice-of-anchor tandem repeat GloVer-containing protein, translating into MIHHSLRALAATSALVAALHATPVFEPLQGFALPPLHSQGTLLRAADGNFYGTSALGGAYGQGTVFRLTPAGALTVLHSFESGGPQDGLILGPDGALYGTCPAGGNLGDGCVFRITTSGDLSILADFSQYNFKGYAPQAALLLGADGAFYGTTTRGGLHGSGTAFKLTTGGTLTAFHHFDLLENDQPGCALVQDANGDFYGSTTGDLTYAPGDEHRGTLFRLTAAGVRTTLHTFQPIGSGPTDATLIRGQDGNFHGTASNTGTAGKGTLFQLTPAGTLTTRYEFDGLHGQEPAAPLLRTADGTLYGTTAYDSTYLSGTAFKLAADGTLATLRYFGTAAAPLGVRPLAGLALGTDGALYGTTSVNQQGSEGGGAFKISTANARYTLLSTFRSLSPAQPLGSLREAADGNFYGISRSGGTHDDGTIFRITPGHAIAPTYHFDGSTYAARPTSLVIGRDRNLYGTTSYDPLQTAGTFFRCTPGGVLTRLSTFDPATSSRPLSLIQGSDGNFYGTAERGSAAGKASLFKLTPRGVRTVLTDLDSATGNFPVGDLLRTSTGTLLGVSGAGGTQGRGTVFTLPSGGTATPLLSFDSGPVTADAPAAGLVPGPDGWYYGTTQFGGAYGNGTVYKVNATGTYQLVASFPVNYGSNPNSKLQPGPDGSLYGTTAGTSIYNLGTVFRVTPAGQITLLASFDGDNGAQPTGDLLLASDGHLYGTTLEGGTTAEGRPAGGGEYYRIRLGALTTPQAADAITARGATLHGTVQTGGLATNVAFQYTTDPTFRRSTTVQLGTLAPSANPTSVQTTLTRLAPGRTYWFRLLTRNAENPIDQPGDALSFTTPRS; encoded by the coding sequence ATGATCCACCACAGCCTCCGCGCCCTCGCCGCCACCTCCGCCCTCGTCGCCGCCCTCCACGCCACCCCCGTCTTTGAGCCCCTCCAGGGATTCGCCCTCCCGCCCCTCCACAGCCAGGGCACCCTCCTCCGCGCCGCCGATGGAAACTTCTACGGCACCTCCGCCCTCGGCGGAGCCTACGGCCAGGGCACCGTCTTCCGCCTCACCCCCGCCGGCGCCCTCACCGTCCTCCACAGCTTCGAATCCGGCGGCCCCCAGGACGGCCTCATCCTCGGCCCCGATGGCGCCCTCTACGGCACCTGCCCCGCCGGTGGAAACCTCGGCGATGGCTGCGTCTTCCGCATCACCACCTCCGGAGACCTCTCCATCCTCGCCGACTTCTCCCAGTACAATTTCAAAGGCTACGCCCCCCAGGCCGCCCTCCTCCTCGGAGCCGATGGCGCCTTCTACGGCACCACCACCCGCGGCGGCCTCCACGGCTCCGGCACCGCCTTCAAGCTCACCACCGGCGGCACCCTCACCGCCTTCCACCACTTCGATCTCCTCGAAAACGACCAGCCCGGCTGCGCCCTCGTCCAGGATGCCAATGGCGACTTCTACGGCTCCACCACCGGCGACCTCACCTACGCCCCCGGAGACGAACACCGCGGCACCCTCTTCCGCCTCACCGCCGCCGGCGTCCGCACCACCCTCCACACCTTCCAGCCCATCGGCTCCGGCCCCACCGATGCCACCCTCATCCGCGGCCAGGACGGAAACTTCCACGGCACCGCCAGCAACACCGGCACCGCCGGAAAAGGCACCCTCTTCCAGCTCACCCCCGCCGGCACCCTCACCACCCGCTACGAATTCGACGGCCTCCACGGCCAGGAACCCGCCGCCCCGCTCCTCCGCACCGCCGATGGCACCCTCTACGGCACCACCGCCTACGACTCCACCTACCTCTCCGGCACCGCCTTCAAGCTCGCCGCCGATGGCACCCTCGCCACCCTCCGCTACTTCGGCACCGCCGCCGCCCCCCTCGGCGTCCGCCCCCTCGCCGGACTCGCCCTCGGCACCGATGGTGCCCTCTACGGCACCACCAGCGTGAACCAGCAGGGCAGCGAGGGTGGGGGAGCCTTCAAGATCTCCACCGCCAACGCCCGCTACACCCTCCTCTCCACCTTCCGCTCCCTCTCGCCCGCCCAGCCCCTCGGCTCCCTCCGCGAGGCCGCCGATGGAAACTTCTACGGCATCTCCCGTAGCGGCGGCACCCACGATGACGGCACCATCTTCCGCATCACCCCCGGCCACGCCATCGCCCCCACCTACCACTTCGATGGCTCCACCTACGCCGCCCGCCCCACCAGCCTCGTCATCGGCCGCGATCGCAACCTCTACGGCACCACCTCCTACGATCCCCTCCAGACCGCCGGCACCTTCTTCCGCTGCACCCCCGGCGGCGTCCTCACCCGCCTCTCCACCTTCGATCCCGCCACCTCCTCCCGCCCCCTCAGCCTCATCCAAGGCAGCGATGGAAACTTCTACGGCACCGCCGAACGCGGCTCCGCCGCTGGAAAAGCCTCCCTCTTCAAACTCACCCCCCGCGGCGTCCGCACCGTCCTCACCGATCTCGACTCCGCCACCGGAAACTTCCCCGTAGGCGACCTCCTCCGCACCTCCACCGGCACCCTCCTCGGCGTCTCCGGCGCCGGCGGCACCCAGGGCCGCGGCACCGTCTTCACCCTCCCGTCCGGCGGCACCGCCACCCCGCTCCTCAGCTTCGATTCCGGCCCCGTCACCGCCGATGCCCCCGCCGCCGGCCTCGTCCCCGGCCCCGATGGCTGGTACTACGGCACCACCCAGTTCGGCGGAGCCTATGGCAATGGCACCGTCTACAAGGTCAACGCCACCGGCACCTACCAGCTCGTCGCCTCCTTCCCCGTCAACTACGGCAGCAACCCGAACTCCAAGCTCCAGCCCGGCCCCGATGGCTCCCTCTACGGCACCACCGCCGGCACCAGCATCTACAACCTCGGCACCGTCTTCCGCGTCACCCCCGCCGGCCAGATCACCCTCCTCGCCAGCTTCGATGGCGACAATGGAGCCCAACCCACCGGCGACCTCCTCCTTGCCAGCGACGGCCACCTCTACGGCACCACCCTCGAAGGCGGCACCACCGCCGAAGGCCGCCCCGCCGGCGGAGGCGAATACTACCGCATCCGCCTAGGCGCCCTCACCACCCCCCAGGCCGCCGATGCCATCACCGCCCGCGGCGCCACCCTCCACGGCACCGTCCAGACCGGCGGCCTCGCCACCAACGTCGCCTTCCAATACACCACCGATCCCACCTTCCGCCGCTCCACCACCGTCCAGCTCGGCACCCTCGCCCCCTCCGCCAATCCCACCTCCGTCCAGACCACCCTCACCCGCCTCGCCCCCGGCCGCACCTATTGGTTCCGCCTCCTCACCCGCAACGCCGAAAACCCCATCGACCAACCCGGCGACGCCCTCTCCTTCACCACCCCCCGCAGCTAG
- a CDS encoding N-acetylmuramoyl-L-alanine amidase, giving the protein MTEKDREKLYTVRWFVREKWNDAAAKAEVLALLAAVLEPEEKPAPSPERAVPVPEEEVPGRGAKALWCPFAKTDFPAARTRGRYERGYPVGAIVHFTAGRRSGLKAGMEEQVRNGHTYFVIDAEGNIGQNFPLDSWGSHAGESRWKGLNERVSNEVVGIEIQAAGKLERKGAGYETYFHVAVPPGGVRVVPCRTENQEAGAYEKFTEAQERALFRLLRWLQGNHPEVFRYEYVLGHDEVSPGRKNDPGGALSMTMPELRRRLLEKH; this is encoded by the coding sequence ATGACTGAGAAGGATCGCGAGAAGTTGTATACCGTGCGCTGGTTCGTGCGGGAGAAGTGGAATGATGCGGCGGCGAAGGCGGAGGTGCTGGCGCTGCTGGCGGCGGTGCTGGAGCCGGAGGAGAAGCCTGCGCCCTCACCGGAGAGGGCGGTGCCGGTGCCGGAGGAGGAGGTGCCGGGGCGCGGGGCGAAGGCGTTGTGGTGTCCGTTCGCGAAGACGGATTTCCCGGCGGCGCGGACGCGGGGGCGCTATGAGAGGGGTTACCCGGTGGGGGCGATCGTGCACTTCACGGCGGGGCGGCGGAGCGGGCTGAAGGCGGGGATGGAGGAGCAGGTGCGGAACGGGCACACGTATTTCGTGATCGATGCGGAGGGGAACATCGGGCAGAATTTCCCGTTGGATTCATGGGGATCGCACGCGGGGGAGAGCCGGTGGAAGGGGCTGAACGAGCGGGTGAGCAACGAGGTGGTGGGGATCGAGATCCAGGCGGCGGGGAAGCTGGAGAGGAAGGGCGCGGGGTATGAGACGTATTTTCACGTGGCGGTGCCGCCGGGCGGGGTGCGGGTGGTGCCGTGCCGGACGGAGAACCAGGAGGCGGGGGCTTACGAGAAGTTCACGGAGGCGCAGGAGCGGGCGCTTTTCCGGTTGCTGCGGTGGCTGCAGGGGAATCATCCGGAGGTGTTCCGGTATGAGTATGTGCTGGGTCACGACGAGGTGAGCCCGGGGCGGAAGAATGATCCGGGCGGGGCGCTTTCGATGACGATGCCGGAGTTGAGGAGGAGGCTTTTGGAGAAGCACTGA
- a CDS encoding helix-turn-helix domain-containing protein, whose protein sequence is MILTYIFNQGPVAETPAAKSERPRTAVRVLAILKACGREWDVAPSLLTGARRQSYITEARHAAMALLREEGLTQEDIGAIFRRDHTTVIHAVRKHGERMRSPRYAERFARVREGL, encoded by the coding sequence ATGATACTGACCTACATCTTCAACCAAGGGCCGGTGGCGGAGACGCCGGCGGCGAAATCGGAGCGGCCGCGGACGGCGGTGCGGGTGCTGGCGATCCTGAAGGCCTGCGGGCGTGAATGGGACGTGGCGCCTTCCCTGCTGACGGGGGCGCGGCGGCAGAGCTACATCACGGAGGCGCGCCACGCGGCGATGGCGCTGCTGCGGGAGGAGGGGCTGACGCAGGAGGACATCGGGGCGATTTTCCGCCGGGACCATACGACGGTGATCCATGCGGTGCGGAAGCACGGGGAGCGGATGCGCTCGCCGCGCTACGCGGAGCGTTTCGCGCGGGTGCGGGAGGGGTTGTGA